Part of the Chloracidobacterium thermophilum B genome is shown below.
AGCAACCGGGAAAGCTTCGAGGCGCAGTATTCGTCTATCTTGCGGCTGCTGAACAGACTTCCCTTGCTTTGCAGGCGCTGGCTTTTCTCGATGGAAAAGTCCCGGGCCCGGGCCAGTTCCACCACCAGGTCCATCATCTGACAGGACTGCGGCAGGAAGTCGTCATTGAAGAAGGCCACGGCCAAATCCACCGACTGCGCCAGGTAATCCTCCAGATTGAAGCGCCGTTTGGTTTCGTATTCCGCCTCCTTGTCGGCTTCGTTGGCGGCGATGATTTCCTGGCGCACCCGCTTGTCCGTGACCAGGCCCACGACCTCGCCCATCAGACTGCTGACTTTGCCTTGGTACGACAGCACATCGGCGCTGGTTTGTTCATCGGCAAACTCAAAGCGCCGGTCAGCCGACAGCACGTTGTGGGTGACGTTGCGGTAGATGTTCTCGTTGAAGGCCTCTTCCTGAACCGGTACTTCCATGCGCTTTTCGAGCGCATACATTGCCCGTTCCCGCATTTCCCCAATCGGGCGGATCTGCTGCCAGGGATACTGGGCTAACAATGCCTGAAGATGGGGGCGGTAGGCCGGCGGACAAAACTCCAGCAGGTGCTCCTCGAAGCGCGGAAAGAACCGATACACCTGGTCAAAGCGGACGACGCGGTAAAAAAAGATGTCGAAGACCTTGTTGCGCGCCGCCAGGACAATCTCCAGCGGATTGCTGCCCGGCTGCTGCTGGGCCATTTTTGCTGCCCAGTCGAGCACCAACCAGCTTACGGTACGGATGTCGCTCTGTAACACCGTCACCAGGGAGGCCGCGACCAGGGCCGGTGCGCGCTGCCCTGCCAGAAACCCCCTGAAATCCTCAATGGCTGGCTGCAAAGCTTCGTCTGTCATACTTCACCGGACGGCATCCGCGTGCCACACATCACGTCGCCTGAGCGTTACCGAAAAAAGGGTTGTTTTCATTGAACAATCGCACAGCTTGGGACAGGGCCCAGGTAGCCTAGCACCTTCGGCTGGTTTTTGTACGCTGGTGAAGCCAGGTTTTGCTGTACTTTGGGCTGATTGCACAGCAAAAACTTTCCACCACTGGACGCTATCGTATGCAAAGCCGTCGCTCCAACCAACGTTTCAATGCGGGGCAGGTGAACATCCTCGACGAGCAGGTACACCCGCTCCGCCCCGCGCCACAGAGCAACAAAGCCTTCATCGTCGAGAAACACCTGCGGCGCGCCGGGAGCATAGGAGCCGTATTCAAGATTCGTCACCCGTCCGTTGAGCAGCCAGGCGTGGCGCAGGTCGGCGTAAAAGAAAACCGATGAGAAGGCATAGTATTGATTGTCCACCACCACCTGCCCCGGCTGATGCTGCCGGGCCGCAATGAGCGCCTGGGCCAGCGGATAAGACCCCAGGTAGGGGTCAAAGGTGACCATGGCAAGGCGGGCGGCCACGAGAAGCAGAGTCAGCATGACCGTCACCGGCAACCAGACCCAACCGGCCCGGACCAGGGCCACGCCCACAGCTCCGGTGAGAAAGGCCGCCGTCGCCAGCGCCAGCGGCGGCCGCAGGTAGGCAAATGACTGAAGCGTAAGGTCGCCCAGGTGGCCGAGCGACAGGGTGTACACGGCATAGACATCCGTGCTTTTGGCCAGCGCCTGGGCAATGTCGCCAGGGGTCGGCGTCTGCCAGTTGAGGACGATGAGCGCGCCGGCCGCCAGCGCCGCCAGCGCCGCCAGACTACCGGTCAGCCAGCGCGCAACCGACTGGAAGCGTCCGTCATGAGTCAGCACCACGCCAAGCAGCACGGCTACCGCCGGGTAAATCGGCAGTGAGTAGTATTCCTGCGTGGTCGAAAACGAAAAAAACAGCATGACGAAGCCGATCCAGAGGACGGCCAGCAGGGTCATGCGGCTGGCGCGGTCGTCCGGTCGGCGCGTCAACCGCAGCCGCGCCACGCCGGGCAGAAACAGGCTCCAGGGAAAGAACCAGATAAGGTGTGAACACCAAAACCACAGGCGCGGCACAGTGTTGTAATCCCGTGGGTAGCGGCGGCCCAGAAAGCGCAGCACATGCTCGTTGAAGACGAAAAACCAGAAAAACCCACGGTACTTGCCCGGCTCACTGGTCAGGGCCACGTCAAACCAAGGCGGGTTGGCCACCGTGGCCGCAATGAACCAGGGCGACGTCAGTCCCAGAACGAGAAGTCCCAATGTCACCGGCGGAAGGCGCTGCCAGAAGTCCCGCTGCCGCCACTGTCCGGTACAGACCGCGTATAGCCCCATGGCTGCCAGTGGAAACACCAGCCCAATGAAGCCCTTGAACAGAAACCCGGCCGCCAGACACACGGCCAGCAGCACAGCCCAGCGCCGGGGATGGCGTTCAGCGGGGTCGAGCGCCCGCAAAAAGGACCACATGGCCAGGGCCAGGCTCAGGGTCAGGAGCACGTCGGCAATGAGAATGCGGGTGAAGAGAAACAGCCCGATGCTCGTGGCCAGTACGAGGCCGGCGTGGAAACCGGCGCGCGCGCCAAACGCCCAGACGCCCATGCGGAAGGTGAGCCAGCACAGCGCTACCGCGCCCAGCCCAATGGGAAGCCGGGCAGCCCAGTCCGACACGCCAAATATCCAGAACGAAAGCGCGATGAGCCAGTACTTGAGAGGCGGCTTTTCCAGGTAAGCAATGCCGTTGAGCCGGGGCGTCACCCAGTCACCGGTTGCCAGCATCGTGCGGGCAATCTGCGCCTGGGCTGCATCCACGTCATCCATCAGATGTGGTGGAGCGAAACAGGCACTCAGAAACACGATGGACGCCACAGCCAGCACCACCAGCTCGTCGCGCCACACCGGACGTTCACTTGGCAGCACGCATTTCTCCCATCACAGCCGGCCGCGACAGCGGCTCGAACCGGCCGCCATCGCACAGCACGTAACGCTCGCCACGCCACTCAATTGTTTTGCCCAGAAAACCGCCTATCCAGGACACCCAACTCAGTACGTCCTGAAGCGGAATCAGCCACAGGTGATGCTTCACTGCCGGGTCGTTCAGACGCCAGGCCAGCACCAGAGCCAAACTCCCCCGGAGCACGCAACCGGCGATCAGCGTCGCCAGATTGAGCGGCCACGGGGCCACGGCCGTAAACAGCAGCGTCCAGACCAGTCCGTAGGTGAAGCCCTGCCCGATATAGCCCGCCGGACGCGAAAACCGACTGCTCCGGTTCCAGCGCAGGCGATGTCTGAAGCTCGTCAGAAAGCCCTGCGCCGTGGCGAGATGCTCGACGACCTGGGGCAACAGGAGCACTTTCCAGCCAGCGCGCGCCGCCCACGCGCCCAGCACAAAGTCATCGGCCAGGTAATCTTTCATGGCGGCAAAGCCACCGATGGACGTAAGGCAACTCCGCCGGACGGCCATCGAAGGGCCCAGGGCAAACTTCATCCCCTCCAGCCGTTCGGCGACAACCACCCCGGCCATAAACTCGGTTGTCATGCCCAGGGCTTCGAGCCGGGACCACAGATCGCCGCCAGCGACGCCACGGTAGGGATGGGTCACAACACCGACCTCGCGTTCGGCAAAGGCCAGGGCAATGCTGTCGAGATAGTCGGGCGCCACTTTGGTGTCGCTGTCCGTCACCACCAGCAGGTCGTAAGCGGCGGCTTTAGCCAGAGCTTCAAGGCTGAACACTTTGGCGTTGGCGTAGGGCGGCTCGCCTGTCACGAGCAGTTGGGCGCGCACCCCCGGAAAACGGGCGCGCAGGCGACGGACGACCTCCACGGCCGGGTCGTCGTGCGTACGGACGGCAAAAAGCAGTTCATACCGTGG
Proteins encoded:
- a CDS encoding ArnT family glycosyltransferase encodes the protein MLPSERPVWRDELVVLAVASIVFLSACFAPPHLMDDVDAAQAQIARTMLATGDWVTPRLNGIAYLEKPPLKYWLIALSFWIFGVSDWAARLPIGLGAVALCWLTFRMGVWAFGARAGFHAGLVLATSIGLFLFTRILIADVLLTLSLALAMWSFLRALDPAERHPRRWAVLLAVCLAAGFLFKGFIGLVFPLAAMGLYAVCTGQWRQRDFWQRLPPVTLGLLVLGLTSPWFIAATVANPPWFDVALTSEPGKYRGFFWFFVFNEHVLRFLGRRYPRDYNTVPRLWFWCSHLIWFFPWSLFLPGVARLRLTRRPDDRASRMTLLAVLWIGFVMLFFSFSTTQEYYSLPIYPAVAVLLGVVLTHDGRFQSVARWLTGSLAALAALAAGALIVLNWQTPTPGDIAQALAKSTDVYAVYTLSLGHLGDLTLQSFAYLRPPLALATAAFLTGAVGVALVRAGWVWLPVTVMLTLLLVAARLAMVTFDPYLGSYPLAQALIAARQHQPGQVVVDNQYYAFSSVFFYADLRHAWLLNGRVTNLEYGSYAPGAPQVFLDDEGFVALWRGAERVYLLVEDVHLPRIETLVGATALHTIASSGGKFLLCNQPKVQQNLASPAYKNQPKVLGYLGPVPSCAIVQ
- the hpnI gene encoding bacteriohopanetetrol glucosamine biosynthesis glycosyltransferase HpnI, with translation MSWFRLGLQAVLGLAAAGGLAYMLLALWSAATFPCHRLARKRLSGKRQPPVSLLKPLRGAETGLETCLGSFFQLKYPRYELLFAVRTHDDPAVEVVRRLRARFPGVRAQLLVTGEPPYANAKVFSLEALAKAAAYDLLVVTDSDTKVAPDYLDSIALAFAEREVGVVTHPYRGVAGGDLWSRLEALGMTTEFMAGVVVAERLEGMKFALGPSMAVRRSCLTSIGGFAAMKDYLADDFVLGAWAARAGWKVLLLPQVVEHLATAQGFLTSFRHRLRWNRSSRFSRPAGYIGQGFTYGLVWTLLFTAVAPWPLNLATLIAGCVLRGSLALVLAWRLNDPAVKHHLWLIPLQDVLSWVSWIGGFLGKTIEWRGERYVLCDGGRFEPLSRPAVMGEMRAAK